One region of Rhodophyticola sp. CCM32 genomic DNA includes:
- a CDS encoding type I secretion system permease/ATPase, with translation MASTTQQHASSGIDELTRQRRANSGLFWAIFLFSIFTNLLMLTGPLYMLQVYDRVLGSRSEETLLALSLLVTFLFLMMGLLDYARGRVAARVGARLQDGLDSPVFAAALSRARRKGGPQTGLQDLEAVQRLLSSPAFLALFDIPWTPLFLAAIFIFHPWLGWLALSGGALLVMITLINQAMTREPLKASGVASMRADRMAGQLQSEAELIRSLGMQGAAFRRWRGQREQALGAAIRSSDRVGGFTTLTKTLRLFLQSAMLGLGAYLVLQAELTAGAMIAGSILLGRALAPIELAIGQWAVIQRARDGWTNLRQLLGETPPEPQRLPLPRPAAKLDVHQLAVVPPGESQAMLRMVSFRVDPGQAVGIIGPSGAGKSTLAKALTGVWLPAAGQIRLDGATLDQYDPDILGGLVGYLPQTVSLFDGTIAENIARLSPNPDPDAVVAAAQKAAAHELILKQPKGYDTPVTSIGSRLSGGQIQRIGLARALYGNPVLLVLDEPNSNLDNEGSAALNQAIREMKSDGRSVLIMAHRPAAIRECEMLLVLDGGMPKMFGPRDEVLKKTVQNHAQINASGTGGGVS, from the coding sequence ATGGCTTCGACCACACAACAGCACGCTTCGTCAGGTATAGATGAGCTGACGCGCCAGCGCCGTGCAAATTCCGGGCTTTTCTGGGCGATTTTCCTGTTCAGCATTTTTACCAACCTGCTGATGCTGACCGGGCCGCTTTACATGTTGCAGGTCTATGACCGTGTGCTGGGCAGCCGGTCTGAAGAAACATTGCTGGCCCTGTCCCTGCTGGTGACCTTTCTGTTTCTGATGATGGGGCTGCTGGATTACGCCCGTGGCCGGGTCGCCGCACGGGTGGGCGCGCGTTTGCAGGATGGGCTGGATTCGCCGGTTTTTGCCGCCGCCCTGTCGCGTGCACGCCGCAAGGGCGGGCCGCAAACGGGGTTGCAGGATCTGGAAGCGGTGCAGCGGCTGTTATCCTCGCCCGCCTTTCTGGCGCTGTTTGATATCCCCTGGACGCCGCTGTTTCTGGCAGCGATTTTCATATTCCATCCCTGGCTTGGCTGGCTGGCTCTGAGCGGCGGGGCGCTTCTGGTGATGATCACCCTGATCAATCAGGCGATGACGCGGGAGCCGTTGAAAGCATCCGGTGTTGCCTCCATGCGGGCCGACCGGATGGCCGGGCAGTTGCAGTCCGAGGCTGAACTGATCCGCAGCCTGGGCATGCAGGGTGCCGCCTTTCGCCGCTGGCGGGGGCAGCGCGAACAGGCCCTTGGCGCCGCGATCCGGTCCAGCGACCGGGTCGGCGGGTTTACGACGCTGACCAAAACGCTGCGCCTGTTTCTGCAATCGGCGATGCTGGGTCTTGGGGCGTATCTTGTCTTGCAGGCGGAGCTGACGGCGGGCGCAATGATTGCCGGGTCGATCCTTCTGGGCCGGGCTTTGGCGCCGATCGAACTGGCCATTGGCCAATGGGCGGTGATCCAGCGGGCGCGCGATGGCTGGACCAATCTGCGCCAGCTTCTGGGCGAAACCCCGCCAGAGCCACAGCGCCTGCCCTTGCCCCGCCCGGCTGCAAAGCTGGATGTGCATCAACTGGCCGTGGTGCCCCCGGGGGAAAGCCAGGCGATGTTGCGGATGGTCAGTTTTCGGGTCGATCCGGGGCAGGCCGTGGGCATTATCGGCCCCTCGGGTGCGGGGAAATCCACCCTTGCGAAAGCCTTGACCGGGGTCTGGTTGCCGGCCGCCGGGCAGATCCGTCTGGATGGCGCGACGCTGGATCAGTATGACCCGGATATTCTGGGGGGACTGGTGGGCTATCTGCCGCAGACCGTCAGCCTGTTTGACGGCACGATTGCCGAAAATATCGCGCGCCTGTCGCCCAACCCCGACCCGGATGCCGTGGTGGCCGCCGCGCAGAAGGCCGCGGCCCATGAGCTGATTCTGAAACAGCCCAAAGGCTATGACACGCCGGTCACCTCCATCGGGTCGCGCCTGTCAGGCGGGCAGATACAGCGTATCGGCCTGGCCCGCGCGCTTTATGGCAACCCGGTGCTGCTGGTGCTGGATGAACCGAACTCGAATCTTGATAACGAGGGCAGCGCGGCCCTGAACCAGGCAATCCGCGAGATGAAATCTGATGGCCGCTCGGTTCTGATCATGGCCCACAGACCCGCCGCGATCCGCGAATGTGAGATGCTGCTGGTGCTGGATGGGGGGATGCCGAAGATGTTTGGCCCGCGCGACGAGGTCTTGAAGAAGACCGTGCAGAACCATGCCCAGATCAACGCAAGCGGCACTGGCGGGGGGGTCAGCTGA
- a CDS encoding HlyD family type I secretion periplasmic adaptor subunit translates to MADKSRPVWSVRGPIFLGLLAVAALLGGFGTWAALSNIAGAVVASGQIEVDQNRQAIQHPEGGVVAELDVEEGQQVEEGEVLLRLDHSDIASSYVVVRGQLNELRARRARLEAERDGMAEISFGTDLQQAAQDNVELADILTGQLNLFTARRDTLDREIDQLNRRTEQIGSQIEGMDAQRTALERQQDLVAEELTAQRDLLERGLAQAARVLSLEREEANLLGTLGEIDASVAEAEGRITEIELAILQVETERREEAIVELREVRVQEEELGERARALERQLSQMDMRAPVSGIVYGLTIFGAQSVVRPAEPVMFLVPQDRPLVISARVAAIHVDQVFVGQEVILRFPAFSSRTTPDLYGLVTRVSADAFVDEATGASFYETQIVLDDGQIDLLEGETLLPGMPVEAFIRTEDRTPIAYLMRPLMDYFNRAFRES, encoded by the coding sequence ATGGCAGATAAATCTCGCCCCGTCTGGTCTGTGCGCGGCCCGATCTTTCTGGGCTTGTTGGCTGTTGCGGCGCTGCTGGGGGGTTTTGGCACCTGGGCGGCCCTGTCGAATATCGCGGGCGCGGTTGTCGCCTCGGGCCAGATTGAGGTGGATCAGAACCGCCAGGCCATTCAGCACCCCGAAGGCGGGGTGGTCGCCGAACTGGATGTGGAGGAAGGCCAGCAGGTCGAAGAGGGTGAGGTGCTGTTGCGCCTTGATCATTCCGATATCGCCTCCAGCTATGTGGTGGTCCGCGGCCAGTTGAATGAACTGCGCGCCCGCCGCGCCCGGCTGGAGGCAGAGCGGGACGGGATGGCCGAGATCAGTTTCGGCACGGACCTGCAACAGGCGGCGCAGGACAATGTGGAACTGGCTGATATCCTGACCGGGCAGCTGAATCTGTTCACCGCCCGGCGCGATACGCTGGACCGGGAGATCGACCAGCTGAACCGCCGGACCGAGCAGATCGGCAGCCAGATCGAGGGTATGGATGCCCAACGCACCGCCCTGGAACGGCAGCAGGATCTGGTGGCCGAAGAACTGACCGCACAGCGTGATCTGCTGGAGAGGGGGCTGGCCCAGGCCGCGCGGGTTCTGAGCCTGGAACGTGAAGAGGCCAATCTGCTGGGCACATTGGGAGAGATCGACGCCAGCGTGGCCGAGGCCGAAGGCCGGATCACCGAGATTGAACTTGCGATCCTTCAGGTCGAGACCGAGCGCCGGGAAGAGGCGATTGTTGAGTTGCGAGAAGTCCGTGTGCAGGAAGAGGAACTGGGGGAACGCGCCCGGGCGCTGGAACGGCAGTTGAGCCAGATGGATATGCGCGCACCGGTGAGTGGTATCGTCTATGGCCTGACCATATTCGGCGCCCAGTCGGTCGTGCGCCCGGCCGAGCCGGTGATGTTCCTGGTGCCGCAGGATCGGCCTCTGGTGATCTCGGCCCGGGTGGCGGCGATCCATGTGGATCAGGTTTTTGTCGGCCAGGAGGTCATTTTGCGCTTTCCCGCATTCAGCAGCCGCACCACGCCCGATCTTTATGGGCTGGTCACGCGGGTATCGGCCGACGCTTTTGTGGATGAGGCCACGGGCGCCAGTTTCTATGAAACCCAGATCGTTCTGGATGACGGTCAGATTGACCTGCTGGAGGGGGAGACACTTTTGCCCGGCATGCCGGTAGAGGCGTTTATCCGCACCGAGGACCGTACCCCCATTGCCTATCTGATGCGCCCGTTGATGGACTATTTCAACCGGGCTTTCCGCGAAAGCTGA
- a CDS encoding RidA family protein, translating to MSNGIEARLAELGVELPDAPAPAANYVPYVVVGDLAYVSGQISMNADGLITGKIGVDLSTEEGAAAAKTCAISLLAQVRAACGGDLERLVRVVKLTGFVNSGPDYMDQPKVINGASDFLVEALGEAGRHSRSAVSAGALPLGVAVEIEGIFQIKP from the coding sequence ATGAGCAATGGAATAGAAGCCCGTCTGGCGGAACTGGGTGTGGAACTGCCCGACGCCCCGGCCCCTGCGGCAAATTACGTGCCCTATGTGGTGGTCGGCGATCTGGCTTATGTGTCGGGTCAGATTTCGATGAATGCGGATGGTCTGATCACCGGCAAGATTGGCGTTGATCTGAGCACCGAAGAAGGCGCTGCCGCTGCCAAGACCTGTGCGATCAGCCTTCTGGCCCAGGTCCGCGCGGCCTGTGGCGGCGATCTGGAGCGGCTGGTGCGGGTGGTCAAGCTGACCGGCTTCGTCAATTCCGGCCCCGATTACATGGACCAGCCGAAAGTCATCAACGGCGCCTCGGATTTCCTGGTCGAGGCCCTGGGTGAGGCGGGTCGGCACAGCCGCTCTGCGGTCAGTGCGGGGGCATTGCCGCTTGGTGTCGCCGTCGAGATCGAGGGGATTTTCCAGATCAAGCCATGA
- a CDS encoding glycerophosphodiester phosphodiesterase family protein: MTLPASFLNPPLAHRALHDMGQGIPENGVTAVRRAVSAGYGIEIDVQPSADGVAMVFHDATLDRLTETTGMVHDRTARELMDLRLKGSEENIPSLAQILQLVEGRVPLLIEIKDQSGGIGEAPDDVLERGVASALEGYAGPVAVMSFNPHMIAAFRAHAPDVPRGLVTSGFMPSQWPELSADTCAHLRSIRDFGRVGAQFISHDWTDLGSPRVAELKAQKIPVLCWTIRSAQAETEARRVADNVTFEGYLPQLDDA, translated from the coding sequence ATGACCCTTCCGGCCAGTTTTCTGAACCCGCCACTGGCGCATCGCGCGCTGCATGACATGGGTCAGGGCATCCCGGAAAACGGGGTGACGGCGGTGCGTCGGGCCGTCTCTGCCGGGTATGGCATCGAAATTGATGTGCAGCCCTCTGCCGATGGCGTGGCGATGGTGTTCCATGACGCCACCCTTGACCGGCTGACAGAAACCACCGGCATGGTGCACGACCGCACGGCCCGTGAGTTGATGGATCTGCGCCTGAAAGGATCAGAAGAAAACATCCCGTCGCTGGCGCAGATCCTGCAACTGGTTGAGGGGCGTGTGCCCCTGCTGATCGAGATCAAGGATCAGTCCGGCGGGATCGGGGAGGCCCCCGATGATGTTCTGGAACGCGGGGTCGCCTCGGCGCTTGAAGGCTATGCGGGGCCGGTGGCGGTGATGTCGTTCAACCCCCATATGATCGCGGCCTTCCGGGCCCATGCGCCGGATGTGCCGCGTGGTCTGGTGACCTCGGGTTTCATGCCGTCGCAATGGCCGGAGCTAAGCGCCGACACCTGCGCCCATCTGCGATCGATCCGGGATTTCGGGCGGGTCGGCGCGCAATTCATCAGCCATGACTGGACCGATCTGGGCAGCCCGCGTGTGGCTGAACTGAAAGCCCAGAAAATCCCGGTTCTGTGCTGGACGATCCGATCCGCCCAGGCCGAGACCGAAGCGCGGCGCGTGGCCGATAACGTGACGTTTGAGGGGTATCTGCCCCAGCTTGACGACGCGTGA
- a CDS encoding GNAT family N-acetyltransferase has product MRDDVQIEVTALDSLVGVDPADWDACACPEAAEGGIAHDPFTTYRFLRALEDSGSVGPGSGWQPRYLLARAGEKVIAVTPLYAKGHSQGEYIFDHNWAHAYEQAGGRYYPKLQIAVPFTPATGRRFLTRPGWEGIGRAALVQAAVQIAADNQLSSLHITFCTGEEARAGEEMGLMHRTSQQFHWTNHGYGSFDDFLATLSSRKRKNIRKERATAQAFGGEIVALTGDDLQPEHWEAFWEFYQDTGARKWGQPYLTRRFFHIAQEQMRDDVLLILALREGRAVAGALNFIGRDVLYGRYWGCVEHHPCLHFELCYYQAIEAAIARGQRLVEAGAQGDHKLARGYMPVATHSLHWVGDEGFRRAIASYLEAERAAVDEEIEILTRYGPFKTIHVEEQQ; this is encoded by the coding sequence ATGCGCGATGATGTGCAAATCGAGGTAACGGCGTTGGACAGCCTTGTCGGGGTCGACCCGGCAGACTGGGATGCCTGCGCCTGCCCGGAGGCGGCAGAGGGCGGTATCGCCCATGACCCATTCACCACCTACCGGTTCCTGCGGGCGCTGGAAGACAGCGGCTCGGTCGGCCCCGGTTCGGGCTGGCAGCCGCGCTATCTTCTGGCCCGCGCGGGGGAAAAGGTGATCGCGGTCACCCCGCTTTACGCCAAGGGGCACAGCCAGGGCGAATATATCTTCGATCACAACTGGGCCCATGCCTATGAGCAGGCGGGTGGGCGGTATTACCCGAAACTGCAGATCGCGGTGCCCTTTACCCCCGCAACCGGGCGGCGGTTTCTGACCAGACCGGGATGGGAGGGGATCGGGCGCGCGGCTTTGGTGCAGGCGGCGGTGCAAATTGCGGCGGACAATCAGCTCAGCTCCCTGCACATCACCTTCTGCACCGGGGAAGAGGCGCGCGCAGGCGAGGAAATGGGCCTGATGCACCGCACCAGCCAGCAGTTCCACTGGACCAATCACGGCTATGGCAGTTTCGATGATTTTCTCGCCACGCTCAGCTCCCGCAAGCGCAAGAATATTCGCAAGGAAAGGGCGACGGCACAGGCGTTCGGGGGGGAGATCGTGGCCCTGACGGGGGATGACCTGCAACCTGAACATTGGGAGGCGTTCTGGGAGTTTTATCAGGACACCGGCGCGCGGAAATGGGGCCAGCCCTATCTGACCCGCCGGTTTTTCCACATCGCCCAGGAACAGATGCGCGATGACGTCCTGCTGATCCTGGCCCTGCGCGAGGGGCGTGCGGTCGCGGGCGCGCTCAACTTCATCGGGCGCGACGTGTTATATGGCCGCTATTGGGGCTGTGTCGAGCATCACCCCTGCCTGCATTTCGAACTGTGCTATTATCAGGCCATCGAGGCGGCCATCGCCCGGGGCCAGAGATTGGTTGAGGCCGGCGCACAGGGCGATCACAAACTGGCCCGAGGCTATATGCCGGTTGCGACCCATTCGCTGCATTGGGTGGGGGATGAGGGCTTTCGCCGGGCCATTGCCAGCTATCTGGAGGCCGAACGGGCGGCGGTTGACGAGGAAATCGAAATACTGACCAGATATGGCCCGTTCAAGACAATCCATGTGGAGGAACAGCAATGA
- a CDS encoding 4a-hydroxytetrahydrobiopterin dehydratase produces the protein MITPEKLSTAQRETAIHELTAHGWQIVEGRDAITKRYVFADFNEAFGWMTRVAMIAEHMNHHPEWSNVYKTVDVTLSTHDVAGLSALDVALATKMDRLAG, from the coding sequence ATGATCACACCGGAAAAGCTCAGCACCGCGCAGCGCGAGACAGCGATACATGAGTTGACCGCCCATGGCTGGCAGATCGTCGAGGGGCGCGATGCGATCACCAAGCGCTATGTGTTCGCGGATTTTAACGAGGCTTTCGGCTGGATGACCCGGGTGGCGATGATTGCGGAACATATGAACCATCACCCGGAATGGTCCAATGTGTACAAAACAGTGGATGTCACGCTAAGCACCCATGATGTGGCCGGGTTGAGCGCGCTGGACGTGGCGCTGGCAACCAAAATGGATCGCCTGGCAGGGTAG
- a CDS encoding mechanosensitive ion channel family protein, protein MNIEQILDIDIADGITVGDIFTVDFIARLLGDVLLALVLVILAFFIAGWARRRIIALGLRHQALDDTLFTFLGNIARYVILAFAGMFILNTFGVQTTSLIAAIGAAGIAIGLALQGTLSNLAAGIMIILFRPFKNGDFVEVAGQMGTVRDISLNMTELASLSNVQVLIPNSEVWGNQIRNYSTYPTRRAEWEFGVGYGADLAEAERIIRETIMSDARSHTEPEPFVQVNTLNSSSVDFLVRVWVDAAEFFAYQADMKRKVKEALDAGGVDIPFPTRTLIYEKAGAEQMPEQE, encoded by the coding sequence ATGAATATCGAGCAGATTCTGGACATAGATATTGCCGATGGCATAACCGTCGGGGACATCTTTACCGTCGATTTTATAGCACGCCTGTTGGGTGATGTTCTGTTGGCGCTTGTGCTGGTCATTCTGGCATTTTTTATCGCCGGATGGGCGCGGCGGCGGATCATCGCGCTTGGCCTGCGCCATCAGGCGCTGGATGACACGCTTTTCACATTTCTGGGCAATATCGCACGTTATGTGATCCTCGCTTTTGCCGGGATGTTCATCCTGAACACGTTCGGGGTGCAGACGACCTCGTTGATTGCGGCAATCGGGGCTGCGGGTATCGCCATCGGTCTGGCGTTGCAGGGCACGTTGTCGAACCTGGCTGCCGGGATCATGATCATCCTGTTTCGCCCGTTCAAGAACGGTGATTTTGTCGAGGTTGCCGGGCAGATGGGCACGGTCAGGGATATCTCTCTGAACATGACGGAACTGGCATCATTGTCGAATGTGCAGGTGCTGATCCCGAATTCCGAGGTCTGGGGCAATCAGATCAGAAACTATTCCACCTACCCGACCCGCCGGGCGGAATGGGAATTTGGCGTTGGCTATGGCGCTGATCTGGCCGAGGCCGAGCGGATCATCCGCGAGACGATCATGAGTGATGCGCGCAGCCATACGGAGCCGGAACCCTTTGTTCAGGTGAACACGCTCAACAGCAGTTCGGTGGATTTTCTGGTGCGTGTCTGGGTCGATGCGGCAGAGTTTTTCGCCTATCAGGCGGATATGAAGCGCAAGGTCAAAGAGGCGCTGGATGCGGGCGGGGTGGATATTCCCTTCCCCACAAGAACGCTGATTTATGAGAAAGCCGGGGCGGAGCAGATGCCGGAGCAGGAATAG
- a CDS encoding ORF6N domain-containing protein produces the protein MRFGFEIADCDVKLATDRILGGAGGWMTELHVYVLRGVPVIMDEDLADRFGYTTGRLNEQVKRNIDRFGNDFAFQLNDEEWAGLKSQIAIANPQGRGGRRTPPWVYSEYGVVMAATILKSDQAVAASKLIVRTFVVARTSQLAAPDGRNHLVPVALDSVLPSTGAATGIRARAEAAIGKILDAIADPVSETTVRDEARSVALESLNAVKEHLKAQGIQNQKGLAEIQKLIHEADALEAEITARYIENDHRRLAYMAKQLRIVIEIERYLETGNAEGFLALLKDISGD, from the coding sequence GTGCGTTTTGGCTTTGAAATCGCAGATTGCGATGTCAAACTTGCAACGGACCGGATTTTGGGCGGAGCCGGAGGCTGGATGACAGAGTTGCATGTTTATGTCCTGCGTGGTGTCCCGGTTATCATGGATGAGGATCTGGCAGATCGCTTCGGATATACGACAGGGCGGCTGAACGAACAGGTGAAGCGTAACATTGATCGCTTCGGTAACGATTTTGCCTTCCAACTGAACGATGAAGAATGGGCCGGTTTGAAATCGCAGATTGCGATTGCAAACCCTCAGGGCCGTGGCGGACGGCGTACACCACCATGGGTCTATTCTGAATATGGTGTTGTGATGGCGGCCACGATTCTGAAATCCGATCAGGCTGTCGCAGCCTCGAAACTGATCGTGCGGACTTTCGTGGTGGCGCGGACGTCGCAATTGGCCGCGCCGGACGGTCGGAATCATCTTGTTCCTGTCGCGTTGGACAGTGTGTTGCCGTCGACAGGCGCCGCAACGGGCATCCGCGCACGGGCCGAGGCGGCGATCGGGAAAATCCTGGATGCAATTGCCGATCCGGTTTCTGAAACAACGGTTCGGGATGAGGCGCGATCAGTGGCTCTGGAAAGTCTCAACGCAGTCAAAGAGCATCTCAAAGCCCAAGGTATTCAAAACCAAAAGGGTCTTGCAGAGATACAGAAGCTCATTCACGAAGCGGATGCTCTGGAGGCTGAGATCACCGCAAGATACATTGAAAATGACCATCGCCGCCTCGCCTATATGGCCAAGCAGCTCAGGATTGTCATCGAGATAGAACGTTACCTTGAAACCGGCAACGCCGAGGGGTTTCTGGCTTTGCTCAAAGACATCTCGGGCGATTAA
- a CDS encoding peroxiredoxin, with protein sequence MTIAVGDKLPGASLLRIGEEGPESVPMADRLAGRKVIIFGLPGAYTGTCTMAHVPSFIRTKDQFDAKGVDEIICVSVNDPFVMQAWGEATGATAAGLTLLGDAASEFTSAIGMEFDAPPVGFIKRSKRYAMYVEDGVVKVLHAEENPGVCEASGGEAMLAEI encoded by the coding sequence ATGACAATTGCAGTTGGTGACAAGCTGCCGGGGGCCAGCCTGCTCCGCATCGGCGAAGAGGGGCCTGAATCTGTGCCCATGGCTGACAGGCTTGCGGGGCGCAAGGTTATCATCTTCGGCCTGCCCGGCGCCTATACGGGCACCTGCACCATGGCCCATGTGCCCAGCTTTATCCGCACGAAAGACCAGTTCGATGCCAAAGGCGTGGACGAGATTATCTGTGTGTCGGTCAACGACCCGTTCGTGATGCAGGCCTGGGGCGAGGCGACCGGTGCGACAGCGGCCGGTCTGACGCTTCTGGGGGATGCGGCCAGTGAGTTCACCAGTGCCATCGGCATGGAATTCGACGCACCACCCGTGGGTTTCATCAAACGGTCAAAACGCTATGCGATGTATGTGGAGGATGGCGTGGTGAAAGTTCTGCATGCAGAGGAAAACCCCGGCGTCTGTGAAGCCTCTGGCGGCGAAGCGATGCTGGCGGAAATCTGA
- a CDS encoding NAD(P)/FAD-dependent oxidoreductase: MSHIVVVGAGQAGAALVARLRAEGFEGKITLIGEEPVPPYQRPPLSKAYLTGDMALERLYLRPENYYPDNGIDLHLDQPVTAIDPANKAVTLCDGQSVSYDQLALTTGSVPRHLPETIGGALPGVHVVRTLADVDGMEPDAVAGRHVLIVGGGYIGLEAAAVCVKRGMQVTLIEMAERILQRVACPETSDYFRALHRQHGVDIREGLGLQRLLGEDHVTGALLSDGTELPLDMVIVGIGISPASDLAGAAGLDIENGISVDAHGRTSDPSIWSAGDCASFLFRGQRIRLESVQNAIDQAELVARNMMGADAQYAPHPWFWSDQYDVKLQIAGLNTGYDRIVRRGAAPSVSHWYYAGDRLLAVDAMNDPRAYMVGKRLLEAGKSPCAEAIADTGTDLKALLRG; this comes from the coding sequence ATGTCGCATATTGTTGTGGTTGGTGCAGGTCAGGCCGGGGCGGCTTTGGTGGCCAGGCTGCGGGCTGAGGGGTTTGAGGGCAAGATCACCCTGATCGGGGAGGAACCGGTGCCCCCCTATCAGCGCCCGCCTTTGTCCAAGGCCTATCTGACCGGCGATATGGCGCTGGAACGGCTCTACCTGAGGCCTGAAAACTATTATCCCGATAACGGGATTGATCTGCATCTTGATCAACCGGTGACGGCGATTGACCCTGCAAACAAGGCTGTGACCCTGTGCGATGGGCAATCGGTTTCCTATGATCAACTGGCCCTGACCACAGGGTCCGTGCCCCGGCACCTGCCAGAGACGATTGGCGGCGCATTGCCCGGTGTGCATGTGGTGCGCACTCTTGCGGATGTGGACGGGATGGAACCCGATGCGGTTGCAGGGCGCCATGTGCTGATTGTGGGTGGCGGGTATATCGGGCTGGAGGCTGCCGCCGTCTGCGTAAAACGGGGGATGCAGGTCACCCTGATCGAAATGGCCGAGCGGATTTTGCAGCGCGTCGCCTGCCCCGAGACATCTGATTATTTTCGTGCGCTTCATCGCCAGCACGGGGTGGATATTCGCGAAGGCCTGGGATTGCAGCGCCTGCTGGGCGAGGATCATGTCACCGGGGCGCTTTTGTCCGATGGAACAGAATTGCCGCTTGATATGGTCATTGTCGGTATCGGGATCAGCCCGGCTTCGGATCTGGCCGGGGCGGCAGGTCTGGACATTGAAAACGGGATCAGCGTGGATGCCCATGGCCGCACATCGGACCCGTCGATCTGGTCGGCAGGGGATTGCGCGTCGTTTCTGTTCCGGGGGCAGCGTATCCGGCTGGAAAGCGTGCAGAACGCCATTGATCAGGCCGAGCTTGTGGCGCGCAACATGATGGGCGCGGACGCGCAATACGCGCCGCATCCGTGGTTCTGGTCTGATCAGTATGATGTGAAGCTGCAAATCGCCGGGCTGAACACCGGTTATGACCGGATTGTCCGCCGGGGCGCGGCGCCGAGTGTATCCCACTGGTATTATGCAGGCGACAGGTTGCTTGCGGTGGATGCGATGAATGACCCACGGGCCTATATGGTGGGCAAACGTCTGCTGGAAGCGGGCAAATCCCCCTGCGCAGAGGCGATTGCCGATACGGGCACGGACCTGAAGGCCCTGCTGCGCGGATGA
- the rsmD gene encoding 16S rRNA (guanine(966)-N(2))-methyltransferase RsmD gives MRIIAGAHRGKRLASVGKGDAGAHLRPTSDRVRESLFNLLVNGGYGDPITGARVLDLFAGTGALGLEALSRGASHATFVDDGTRARALLRENIALCQAQGMTRVFRRDATRLGEIQGKPFDLVFLDPPYGKEMGEAALGAALTGGWLAPEALIVWEESTLPVLPEECRMLDQRRYGDTLITLARP, from the coding sequence ATGAGGATCATCGCGGGCGCCCATCGGGGGAAGCGGCTGGCATCCGTGGGCAAGGGGGATGCGGGTGCGCATCTTCGGCCCACATCCGACCGGGTCCGCGAAAGCCTGTTCAACCTGCTGGTCAATGGCGGGTATGGCGACCCGATCACTGGCGCCCGCGTGCTGGACCTGTTTGCGGGCACCGGCGCACTTGGGCTGGAAGCGCTGTCGCGCGGTGCGTCCCATGCCACGTTTGTCGATGATGGCACCAGGGCGCGGGCCTTGCTGCGCGAAAATATCGCTCTGTGTCAGGCGCAGGGGATGACCAGGGTTTTTCGCCGGGATGCCACGCGTCTGGGCGAGATACAGGGCAAACCCTTCGATCTGGTTTTCCTTGATCCGCCTTACGGCAAAGAGATGGGCGAGGCGGCGCTGGGTGCGGCCCTCACAGGTGGCTGGCTGGCACCCGAAGCGCTGATCGTCTGGGAAGAAAGCACCCTCCCGGTGTTGCCGGAAGAGTGCAGGATGCTGGATCAGCGCCGCTATGGCGACACCCTGATCACGCTGGCCCGACCCTAG